The proteins below are encoded in one region of Mesoaciditoga lauensis cd-1655R = DSM 25116:
- a CDS encoding chemotaxis protein CheW translates to MSEIKVVSFEIAGEEYALDIMKIDSIIEVKKILKVPQAPSFVKGIMDFRGMVIPVISGKKKFALSNEEEESDKAIVVNLKDKKMAILVDEVKEVLSFSQDELEEPPQEITNESNRYISAIANVNGRMIIVLDIDKLLSEKEEKAISNLNKENDVTEGR, encoded by the coding sequence ATGAGTGAAATTAAAGTCGTGAGTTTTGAGATCGCGGGCGAAGAATACGCGCTGGACATAATGAAAATTGACAGCATAATAGAAGTAAAAAAGATCTTGAAAGTTCCTCAAGCTCCCTCATTTGTAAAGGGCATAATGGATTTCAGAGGAATGGTTATCCCAGTGATAAGCGGAAAAAAGAAATTTGCCCTTTCTAATGAGGAAGAAGAAAGTGATAAAGCCATAGTGGTGAACTTGAAAGATAAGAAGATGGCTATTCTCGTTGACGAAGTAAAAGAAGTTTTATCCTTTTCTCAAGATGAACTGGAAGAGCCTCCTCAAGAGATCACAAACGAATCTAACAGATATATAAGTGCCATTGCAAATGTCAACGGAAGAATGATAATAGTTTTAGATATCGACAAACTCCTAAGCGAAAAGGAAGAAAAAGCAATTTCAAATTTGAACAAGGAAAACGATGTCACCGAAGGGAGGTAA